One Qipengyuania aurantiaca genomic region harbors:
- the prsK gene encoding XrtA/PEP-CTERM system histidine kinase PrsK — protein sequence MEWAGSLSYIFYSIGAVVSGLAALWIARNGAKTRSDLWAAVIALALTANWCVAAASFHPGQIIVGLTEVAANLAWIFVLFRLFGNDGRDESIRLVRPAVLALGFVELLQFALLALAHSSGGEGEVAALAMQTSAIFRMLVAVGALVLLHNLYVGAAPSSRRILRWNAAAMAGLWAFSLNFYTVAYLAEGYVGALVAVRGLAVAIVAVPFAIGFNRAAAGLTFSPSRAVTFRFLSLLVIGGYLAAMLTLANWLDIVAGSGARLTQVGLVIAAGALALIWLPSDHLRGWLRVTAIKHLFKHRYDYRNEWIRFTHTIGRSGLDEVSLQERAVKSMADITDSPSGALLLANEDGDLVYGGHWRWPDLDVPPDPVPCELAQIFEREGLILAFDEARSGIEHQGELQHVPQWLLDTPRAWAAVPLLHYDRLVGVIVLARPLVERRLDWEDFDLLGIVGQQLASYLAEQAGQEALSEAARFDEFNRRMAFVMHDIKNLSSQMSLLLRNAEKHADKPEFRKDMLVTVRNSADKLNQMLARLGRYGKASHDTLEPFDMAGTVRTIVDRFERHHKVTLVRSEPMRVSGQVEALEQALAHIVQNAIDASGEDNPVMLEAYSDGVCGVVQVIDSGKGMSPAFLRRGLFKPFVSSKEGGFGIGAYEARELIRAMGGRLDVESREGLGTRFTISLPLHAAQQMISGNGPQHNTEVA from the coding sequence ATGGAATGGGCCGGTTCGCTCTCCTACATCTTCTATTCGATCGGCGCGGTGGTCAGCGGCCTTGCGGCCCTGTGGATCGCCCGTAACGGCGCGAAGACCCGTTCCGATCTTTGGGCAGCGGTCATTGCCCTTGCGTTGACGGCTAACTGGTGCGTTGCCGCCGCCAGCTTTCATCCCGGCCAGATCATCGTCGGCCTGACCGAGGTCGCGGCCAACCTCGCGTGGATTTTCGTCCTGTTCCGCCTGTTCGGCAACGACGGGCGCGACGAGAGTATCCGGCTCGTGCGCCCTGCGGTGCTGGCCCTCGGCTTCGTCGAGCTGCTGCAATTCGCGCTGCTCGCATTGGCCCACAGTTCGGGAGGTGAGGGCGAGGTTGCCGCTCTGGCGATGCAAACTTCGGCCATCTTCCGCATGCTGGTGGCCGTCGGTGCGCTGGTCCTGCTGCACAACCTTTATGTCGGTGCCGCGCCATCCTCGCGGCGCATCCTGCGCTGGAACGCGGCCGCCATGGCGGGCCTGTGGGCCTTCTCGCTCAATTTCTACACCGTCGCCTATCTCGCCGAAGGCTATGTCGGCGCACTGGTTGCGGTGCGCGGGCTGGCCGTAGCGATTGTTGCCGTGCCTTTCGCCATCGGTTTCAACCGCGCCGCAGCGGGCCTCACCTTCAGCCCATCGCGCGCGGTCACCTTCCGCTTTCTCTCGCTGCTGGTAATCGGCGGCTATCTTGCGGCGATGCTGACGCTGGCCAACTGGCTGGACATCGTTGCGGGCAGCGGCGCGCGGCTGACCCAGGTCGGACTGGTGATTGCCGCAGGCGCGCTGGCGCTGATCTGGCTGCCCTCCGACCATTTGCGAGGCTGGCTGCGCGTAACGGCGATCAAGCACCTCTTCAAGCACCGCTATGATTACCGCAACGAGTGGATCCGCTTCACCCATACCATCGGGCGCTCCGGCCTCGACGAGGTCAGCCTGCAGGAGCGCGCGGTTAAGTCCATGGCCGACATCACCGACAGCCCCTCGGGCGCGCTGCTACTGGCGAATGAGGACGGCGATCTGGTGTACGGCGGCCATTGGCGCTGGCCGGACCTCGACGTGCCGCCGGATCCTGTGCCCTGCGAACTTGCGCAAATTTTCGAGCGCGAGGGCCTGATCCTCGCCTTCGACGAGGCGCGGTCCGGTATCGAGCATCAGGGCGAATTGCAGCACGTGCCCCAGTGGCTGCTGGATACTCCGCGCGCCTGGGCCGCCGTGCCGCTGCTGCACTACGACCGGCTCGTAGGGGTCATCGTGCTTGCCCGCCCATTGGTCGAGCGTCGCCTCGACTGGGAAGATTTCGACCTCCTCGGCATCGTAGGCCAGCAGCTGGCAAGCTATCTCGCCGAACAGGCCGGGCAGGAAGCGCTTTCGGAAGCGGCTCGCTTCGACGAATTCAACCGCCGGATGGCCTTCGTGATGCACGACATCAAGAACCTTTCCAGCCAGATGTCGCTGCTGCTGCGCAACGCGGAAAAGCACGCCGACAAGCCGGAATTCCGCAAGGACATGCTGGTGACGGTGCGCAACAGCGCGGACAAGCTCAACCAGATGCTCGCGCGGCTGGGCCGCTATGGCAAGGCCTCGCACGATACGCTCGAACCGTTCGATATGGCCGGCACGGTTCGCACCATCGTCGATCGGTTCGAACGCCATCACAAGGTCACGCTGGTGCGCAGCGAACCGATGCGGGTGAGCGGGCAGGTCGAGGCTCTCGAACAGGCGCTGGCGCATATCGTCCAGAACGCGATCGACGCCAGTGGCGAGGACAATCCCGTCATGCTCGAAGCCTATAGCGACGGGGTGTGCGGTGTGGTGCAAGTGATCGACAGCGGCAAGGGCATGAGCCCGGCTTTCCTGCGGCGCGGGTTGTTCAAGCCCTTCGTCTCCAGCAAGGAGGGCGGCTTCGGCATCGGCGCCTACGAAGCGCGCGAACTGATCCGCGCGATGGGCGGGCGGCTCGACGTCGAATCGCGCGAGGGCCTCGGCACGCGCTTCACGATCAGCCTGCCGCTCCACGCGGCGCAACAGATGATTTCGGGCAATGGTCCTCAACACAACACGGAGGTCGCATGA
- a CDS encoding pyridoxamine 5'-phosphate oxidase family protein has product MKNAEGNPDELKTKFWKALDDSPFLFLQLDGDSSSAVPMSPQLDKDANSSIWFFTHTKSDFCKLGPATATFAGKGHEMFARFQGNLVKETSQERFDQFWNNFVEAWYDGGKDDPDIFFMRMDLGDAEIWNADMGILNVAKMALGMNVHDEAEEQHVDSVDL; this is encoded by the coding sequence ATGAAAAACGCCGAAGGCAATCCCGACGAACTGAAAACAAAATTCTGGAAGGCGCTCGACGACAGCCCCTTCCTCTTCCTCCAGCTCGATGGCGACAGCTCCAGCGCCGTTCCCATGAGCCCGCAGCTCGACAAGGACGCCAACAGCTCAATCTGGTTCTTCACCCACACGAAGAGCGATTTCTGCAAGCTTGGCCCGGCAACCGCCACCTTTGCCGGCAAGGGCCACGAAATGTTCGCCCGCTTCCAGGGCAATCTCGTGAAGGAAACCAGCCAGGAACGGTTCGACCAGTTCTGGAACAACTTCGTCGAAGCCTGGTACGATGGCGGCAAGGACGATCCGGACATCTTCTTCATGCGCATGGACCTTGGCGATGCCGAGATCTGGAACGCCGACATGGGCATCCTCAATGTCGCCAAGATGGCGCTGGGCATGAATGTCCATGACGAGGCTGAAGAACAGCACGTGGATTCGGTCGACCTCTAG
- a CDS encoding helix-turn-helix domain-containing protein, translating into MADDVVRAGPAVRRLRKRENLTQAAMASRLSISPSYLNLIERNQRPVSARVIMALVEQFDFDPRSIREDEAIGGLDGLARRFADERFSDLAIDREELDEFLSASPQVAAAFARLYDKAGPGQAAAYDPLDASRREIERWRNHFADLDHAAEELVDEMRLSRGDIGLALTERLRERHQLSVRILPREVLQESLSRLDLHARQVQLSEMLGPASRNFQLALKIAQLEMQEAIQGIAQGAKFEDEAARALFKRHLDGYFAAALLMPYGRFLRACDATGYDLPVLERRFSVSFEQLAHRLTTLQRVGQRGLPFFMVRVDRAGQFSKSFMGASTARFAGEDVSCPLWDAHRAFERGGELVVQYVSLEEAAEGQGGWLTMMRSVEGSGAPGEARFVVAIGIEAVLASDLAQARGLSLRPADAQPIGPGCALCHREGCPQRSLPPRGRRLHFDRMRRGTSPFEFGER; encoded by the coding sequence ATGGCCGACGATGTGGTGCGCGCCGGACCGGCTGTCCGACGGCTGCGCAAGCGCGAGAACCTGACGCAGGCGGCGATGGCCAGCCGGCTCTCGATCTCGCCCAGCTATCTCAACCTCATCGAGCGCAACCAGCGCCCCGTCAGCGCGCGTGTCATCATGGCGCTGGTCGAGCAATTCGATTTCGATCCGCGCAGCATCCGCGAAGACGAAGCCATCGGCGGGCTGGACGGCCTTGCCCGCCGCTTTGCCGATGAACGCTTTTCCGACCTCGCCATCGACCGGGAGGAGCTGGACGAATTTCTTTCCGCCTCTCCGCAAGTCGCCGCCGCCTTCGCACGGCTCTATGACAAGGCGGGGCCGGGCCAGGCCGCCGCCTACGACCCGCTCGACGCCTCGCGCCGCGAGATCGAACGCTGGCGCAACCATTTTGCCGATCTCGACCACGCGGCCGAAGAACTTGTCGACGAAATGCGCCTGTCGCGCGGCGATATCGGCCTTGCGCTGACCGAGCGGCTGCGTGAGCGCCACCAACTGTCGGTCCGCATCCTTCCGCGCGAGGTCTTGCAGGAAAGCCTGAGCCGGCTCGACCTTCACGCCCGCCAGGTGCAATTGTCCGAGATGCTCGGGCCCGCCTCGCGCAATTTCCAGCTTGCGCTCAAGATCGCGCAGCTTGAGATGCAGGAGGCGATCCAGGGCATCGCCCAAGGCGCCAAGTTCGAGGACGAGGCGGCGCGTGCGCTCTTCAAGCGGCATCTCGATGGCTATTTCGCAGCGGCCCTGCTGATGCCCTATGGCCGTTTCCTGCGCGCGTGCGACGCGACCGGGTACGACCTGCCCGTATTGGAACGGCGTTTCTCGGTGAGCTTCGAACAGCTCGCCCACCGCCTCACTACCTTGCAGAGAGTGGGCCAGCGCGGGCTGCCCTTCTTCATGGTCCGCGTCGACAGGGCGGGGCAATTTTCCAAGAGCTTCATGGGCGCGAGCACGGCGCGCTTTGCGGGCGAGGACGTCTCCTGCCCGCTGTGGGACGCGCACCGCGCCTTCGAGCGCGGCGGCGAGCTGGTCGTCCAATACGTCAGTCTTGAGGAGGCGGCCGAGGGGCAGGGCGGCTGGCTCACCATGATGCGCAGTGTGGAGGGCAGCGGCGCACCGGGCGAGGCGCGTTTTGTCGTCGCCATCGGAATCGAGGCGGTGCTGGCAAGCGATCTGGCGCAGGCGCGTGGCCTCTCGCTGCGTCCTGCCGATGCCCAGCCGATCGGGCCGGGCTGTGCGCTGTGTCACAGGGAAGGCTGTCCGCAACGCTCGCTCCCGCCACGCGGACGCCGCTTGCATTTCGACCGGATGCGCCGCGGAACCTCGCCTTTCGAGTTCGGGGAACGTTAG
- the panB gene encoding 3-methyl-2-oxobutanoate hydroxymethyltransferase, with the protein MSTTFQLDTSTSRANPTPQPMKRLTVPKIRAHKADGETKDPLVMLTAYTARQAQLLDAHCDMLLVGDSLGQVIYGLPSTIPVTLEMMSNHAAAVVRGSYHSVVIVDMPFGSYEASKEQAFENAARLLKESGAAAVKLEGGEQMAETVAFLNQRGIPVMGHVGLTPQAVNVLGGYMARGRSDAEAEKIIGDAKALDEAGAFAIVLEGVLEPIAIEATKAVSCPTIGIGASAQCDGQVLVTEDMLGMFERVPRFVKKYENIAEVISGTVGKYAEEVRSRSFPTSDQTYQPKKG; encoded by the coding sequence ATGTCGACCACATTCCAGCTCGATACGAGCACCAGCCGGGCCAATCCCACCCCCCAGCCGATGAAGCGGCTGACCGTCCCCAAGATCCGCGCGCACAAGGCGGATGGGGAGACAAAGGACCCGCTGGTCATGCTGACCGCCTACACCGCGCGGCAGGCGCAACTGCTCGATGCGCATTGCGACATGCTGCTGGTCGGCGATTCGCTGGGCCAAGTGATCTACGGCCTTCCCTCCACCATCCCCGTGACGCTGGAGATGATGTCCAACCACGCCGCCGCCGTAGTGCGCGGCAGCTATCACTCGGTCGTGATCGTGGATATGCCCTTCGGCTCCTACGAAGCATCGAAGGAACAGGCCTTCGAAAACGCCGCGCGCCTTCTCAAGGAAAGCGGCGCCGCTGCCGTTAAGCTGGAAGGCGGGGAGCAGATGGCCGAGACCGTCGCCTTCCTCAACCAGCGCGGCATTCCGGTCATGGGCCACGTCGGCCTTACCCCGCAGGCGGTTAACGTACTGGGCGGTTACATGGCGCGCGGACGCAGCGATGCCGAAGCGGAAAAGATCATCGGCGATGCGAAGGCGCTCGATGAGGCCGGGGCGTTCGCCATCGTGCTCGAAGGGGTGCTCGAACCCATCGCCATCGAGGCGACCAAGGCCGTCTCGTGCCCAACCATCGGCATCGGCGCTTCGGCCCAGTGCGACGGACAGGTGCTGGTCACCGAAGACATGCTCGGCATGTTCGAACGCGTGCCGCGCTTCGTGAAGAAATACGAGAATATCGCCGAGGTGATTTCAGGCACCGTCGGCAAATATGCAGAGGAAGTGCGCAGCCGCAGCTTCCCGACCAGCGACCAGACTTACCAGCCGAAAAAAGGCTGA
- a CDS encoding bile acid:sodium symporter family protein, producing MALRTIFADPMLRLLVGAVVLAAVLPIPAAQSGTAQGLANVGIFTLFLLNGMRVSRSEIGRGLLNWRFIAPIVLWVFGAMALAGLGLSTLLSIGLPPLVAVGFLYLGVLPSTVQSATSYTTLAEGNTGLSVISAALLNILGVFVSVPIFLALGGTGEGAVGMETIERIALILLLPFVIGQVVQGWTQGWVTRNKRHVVWLDRLVIALAVYVAFSGAVEQGIWGRLDPLAWGFLALGIAALLAVGNWGAWLLSGALGLPRRDRIAFLFAGAQKSAAVGVPLATILFAREEAGFIILPLLLYHFFQLVLAAPLANRLSTATHPPGGGDCAAPTTRS from the coding sequence ATGGCGCTCCGCACGATCTTCGCCGACCCGATGCTGCGCCTGCTGGTGGGGGCGGTCGTATTGGCGGCTGTCCTGCCCATTCCCGCCGCGCAATCAGGCACGGCGCAGGGCTTGGCGAATGTCGGCATCTTTACGCTGTTCCTGCTTAACGGAATGCGCGTCTCGCGCAGCGAGATCGGCCGCGGGCTGCTGAACTGGCGTTTTATCGCACCCATCGTGCTGTGGGTGTTCGGTGCCATGGCGCTTGCTGGCCTTGGGCTAAGCACGCTGCTCTCCATCGGCCTTCCGCCGCTGGTGGCCGTGGGCTTCCTCTACCTCGGGGTGCTGCCGTCCACCGTCCAGTCGGCCACTTCCTACACCACGCTGGCCGAGGGCAATACGGGCCTGTCGGTGATTTCGGCAGCGCTCCTCAATATCTTGGGCGTTTTCGTCTCGGTCCCGATCTTCCTCGCTTTAGGCGGAACGGGCGAGGGCGCGGTCGGCATGGAGACCATCGAGCGGATCGCGCTGATATTGCTGCTGCCCTTCGTCATCGGGCAAGTGGTACAGGGCTGGACGCAAGGCTGGGTGACGCGCAACAAGCGGCACGTCGTCTGGCTCGACCGGCTGGTCATCGCGCTCGCTGTCTATGTCGCCTTCTCGGGCGCGGTAGAGCAAGGCATCTGGGGGCGGCTGGACCCCTTGGCATGGGGCTTCCTTGCGCTCGGCATTGCCGCGCTACTCGCGGTCGGAAACTGGGGGGCATGGCTTCTATCGGGCGCGCTCGGGCTCCCCCGCCGCGACCGGATCGCCTTCCTTTTTGCCGGCGCGCAGAAAAGCGCTGCGGTCGGCGTGCCGCTCGCCACCATCCTCTTCGCGCGCGAGGAGGCAGGCTTCATCATCCTGCCGCTGCTGCTCTACCACTTCTTCCAGCTCGTGCTGGCCGCGCCCCTGGCTAATCGTCTGTCGACAGCGACGCATCCTCCGGGTGGCGGCGATTGTGCCGCACCGACCACCAGAAGCTGA
- a CDS encoding DUF475 domain-containing protein: METIRKYYTFSLLFTAVCFALAAWYGWSSTGSITATLGILWIVIVLSILEVSLSFDNAVVNATVLRDMDPVWQQRFLTIGILIAVFGMRIVFPIAIVSIAAGVGPTEAVSLSLNDPERYEQIVSDAHVSIAGFGGAFLAMVGLTFFFEEDKDVHWIAALEKTINKFSNVPAVEIGLVLALVYGVSTVLSPEDSITFLTAAILGLITFITVHAIAAIIEAREARKKAAGEIVKSGLGGFLYLEVLDASFSFDGVIGAFALSNNMIIIALGLSVGAMFVRSMTIHLVRTGTLAQYRYLEHGAFWAIIVLGIIMLLSARWHIPETITGLLGAVLIGLSFWWSVRHNRRHPEDASLSTDD, from the coding sequence ATGGAAACTATCCGCAAATATTACACCTTCTCGCTGCTCTTCACGGCGGTCTGCTTTGCGCTGGCTGCATGGTATGGATGGAGCAGCACGGGTTCGATAACCGCCACGCTCGGCATCCTGTGGATTGTCATCGTGCTCTCGATCCTCGAGGTTTCGCTCAGCTTCGACAACGCCGTGGTCAACGCCACCGTGTTGCGCGACATGGACCCGGTCTGGCAGCAACGCTTCCTGACCATCGGCATTCTCATCGCCGTGTTCGGCATGCGGATCGTCTTTCCGATCGCCATCGTTTCGATAGCTGCGGGTGTCGGCCCGACGGAAGCGGTATCGCTATCGCTCAACGATCCGGAACGTTACGAGCAGATTGTCTCCGACGCGCATGTGTCAATCGCGGGCTTCGGAGGGGCCTTCCTGGCGATGGTCGGCCTCACCTTCTTCTTCGAGGAAGACAAGGACGTGCACTGGATTGCAGCGCTGGAGAAGACTATCAACAAGTTCTCCAACGTGCCCGCGGTCGAGATCGGACTGGTTCTCGCCCTGGTCTATGGCGTCTCCACCGTCTTGTCGCCCGAAGATTCCATCACCTTCCTTACGGCGGCGATCCTCGGACTCATCACTTTTATTACTGTCCATGCAATCGCGGCGATCATCGAGGCGCGCGAAGCGCGCAAGAAGGCGGCGGGCGAGATCGTGAAATCGGGCCTGGGCGGATTTCTCTATCTCGAAGTGCTGGATGCAAGCTTCAGTTTCGACGGTGTGATCGGGGCCTTCGCGCTGTCGAACAACATGATCATCATTGCGCTCGGCCTATCGGTCGGCGCCATGTTCGTACGTTCGATGACGATCCACCTCGTACGCACCGGTACGCTGGCGCAATATCGCTATCTCGAACACGGCGCGTTCTGGGCTATCATCGTGCTCGGCATCATCATGCTGTTGTCGGCCCGCTGGCATATTCCGGAGACTATCACCGGGCTTTTGGGCGCGGTCCTAATCGGCCTCAGCTTCTGGTGGTCGGTGCGGCACAATCGCCGCCACCCGGAGGATGCGTCGCTGTCGACAGACGATTAG
- the prsR gene encoding PEP-CTERM-box response regulator transcription factor → MSATGKPKLLIVEDDEGLQAQLKWAYEDYDVVIAGNRDAALAALRSEEPAVVTLDLGLPPDPDGTSEGFAVLDAIMAMKPDTKVIVASGHGARESALQAIERGAYDFYQKPVDIEELGLIVGRAFKLSQIEGENRRLSEKVGEDKTVLGTMVTAAPEMAKVARTIERVAPTNVSVLLLGASGTGKELLAKGLHEASDRRSGAFVAINCAAIPENLLESELFGHEKGAFTGAVKTTEGKIEMAHGGTLFLDEVGDIPLPLQVKLLRFLQERVIERIGGRKPIPVDTRIVCATHQNLEGMIGEGTFREDLFYRLAEVVVKIPSLSERPGDGVLLAKHFLTRFAAEMNPQVKGFAPDALAAIDGWGWPGNVRELENRVKRAVIMADGKLVSAEDLDLGEGGEEDEMALNLKQAREEADRRMIRQALARSQGNISMTAKLLGISRPTLYDLLKQYDLQPG, encoded by the coding sequence ATGAGCGCGACAGGCAAACCCAAGCTGCTGATCGTCGAGGACGACGAGGGCCTGCAGGCGCAGCTCAAGTGGGCGTACGAGGATTACGACGTGGTGATCGCGGGCAATCGCGACGCCGCGCTTGCGGCTCTTCGCAGCGAGGAGCCCGCTGTCGTCACGCTCGACCTCGGCCTGCCGCCCGACCCGGACGGCACGAGCGAGGGCTTTGCCGTGCTCGATGCGATCATGGCAATGAAGCCGGACACCAAGGTCATCGTCGCTTCGGGGCATGGCGCGCGTGAGAGCGCGCTGCAGGCGATCGAGCGCGGGGCTTACGACTTCTACCAGAAGCCGGTCGATATCGAGGAACTCGGCCTGATCGTGGGCCGCGCCTTCAAGCTCAGCCAGATCGAGGGCGAGAACCGCCGCCTGTCGGAGAAGGTGGGCGAGGACAAGACCGTGCTCGGTACGATGGTCACCGCCGCGCCCGAAATGGCCAAGGTCGCCCGCACGATCGAGCGCGTCGCGCCGACCAATGTCTCCGTGCTGCTGCTGGGGGCAAGCGGGACCGGCAAGGAACTGCTGGCCAAGGGGCTTCACGAGGCGAGCGACCGGCGTTCGGGCGCGTTCGTCGCGATCAATTGCGCCGCGATCCCGGAGAACCTGCTCGAAAGCGAGCTGTTCGGCCACGAAAAGGGCGCGTTCACCGGCGCGGTTAAGACGACCGAGGGCAAGATCGAGATGGCGCACGGCGGCACGCTGTTCCTCGACGAGGTCGGCGACATCCCGCTGCCGCTGCAGGTCAAACTGCTGCGCTTCCTGCAGGAACGCGTGATCGAACGCATCGGCGGACGCAAACCGATCCCTGTCGACACGCGGATCGTCTGCGCAACGCACCAGAACCTCGAAGGCATGATCGGCGAGGGCACCTTTCGCGAGGACCTGTTCTACCGCCTCGCCGAGGTGGTGGTGAAAATCCCTTCGCTCAGCGAGCGACCTGGCGACGGTGTGCTGCTGGCCAAGCATTTCCTCACGCGTTTCGCGGCCGAGATGAACCCGCAGGTCAAAGGCTTCGCACCCGACGCTCTGGCAGCCATCGACGGCTGGGGCTGGCCGGGCAATGTCCGCGAGCTCGAAAATCGCGTGAAGCGCGCGGTCATCATGGCGGATGGCAAGCTGGTGAGCGCCGAGGACCTCGATCTGGGCGAAGGCGGCGAGGAGGACGAGATGGCGCTCAACCTCAAACAGGCGCGCGAGGAAGCCGACCGGCGTATGATCCGGCAGGCGCTCGCGCGCAGCCAGGGCAATATCTCCATGACCGCCAAGCTGCTCGGCATCAGCCGCCCGACGCTGTACGACCTGCTCAAGCAATACGATTTGCAGCCGGGCTAG
- a CDS encoding sodium-dependent transporter: MVAAGKTTGEGWSSRSAFILAAVGAAVGLGNIWRFPTLAGESGGGAFVIFYIACVFLLGLPLVLSEIFIGRVGQTDAVGSIRKVAQDSNASLKWSIFGGIGAVAAFLIVSFYSVVAGWVLYYAGVMGWDLLQAIGAGEPFRGALAGEDQAQIQQRLGDMFASWPLLLTVHLLFMGLTLYIVARGVSSGIETAAKYLMPMFFVLLVGLVIFGAIEGDISEAAAFLFTPDWSKLTPQVMNSALGQALFSLSLGVAGLITYGSYIKEKSNLGGTAAMIAVADTSVALLAGLMIFPIVFAVGLDPAAGPTLVFQTLPFAFQTMPAGALFGFLFFMLILVAAITSSISLLEVPTAWGIGELGWSRPKSALVFGVGAFLIGVFCLLGYNVLSDVRLLGFWDLFAETDILDTIDGFTGKVMLPIGALLTSLFIGWKADANLLRTTTGLSPVAFGLFRFLIAWLCPLAVAIILVTGLFPSLLGA; this comes from the coding sequence ATGGTCGCTGCCGGCAAAACGACGGGCGAGGGCTGGTCCTCGCGCTCTGCATTTATTCTCGCTGCGGTGGGCGCCGCAGTCGGTCTTGGAAATATCTGGCGTTTCCCGACGCTTGCGGGCGAAAGCGGAGGCGGGGCCTTCGTTATCTTCTACATCGCCTGCGTGTTCTTGCTCGGCCTGCCGCTGGTTCTCTCGGAAATTTTCATCGGCCGGGTCGGCCAGACCGACGCGGTCGGCTCGATCCGCAAGGTGGCGCAGGATTCGAACGCATCGCTCAAATGGTCGATCTTCGGCGGGATCGGCGCGGTGGCCGCCTTCCTGATCGTGTCCTTCTATTCGGTCGTGGCCGGTTGGGTGCTCTATTATGCGGGCGTCATGGGCTGGGACCTGCTGCAGGCCATCGGCGCGGGCGAACCCTTCCGCGGCGCGCTGGCGGGTGAAGACCAGGCGCAGATCCAGCAGCGTCTGGGCGATATGTTCGCCAGCTGGCCGCTGCTCCTGACTGTGCACCTGCTGTTCATGGGGCTCACCCTCTATATCGTCGCGCGCGGGGTGAGTTCGGGTATCGAGACGGCCGCGAAATATCTCATGCCGATGTTCTTCGTGCTGCTGGTCGGCCTGGTGATCTTCGGCGCGATCGAAGGGGATATCAGCGAGGCGGCGGCCTTCCTCTTCACGCCTGACTGGTCGAAGCTGACGCCGCAGGTGATGAATTCGGCGCTGGGCCAGGCGCTCTTCTCGCTGTCGCTCGGCGTGGCAGGCCTCATCACATACGGCTCCTACATCAAGGAAAAGAGCAATCTGGGCGGGACCGCCGCGATGATTGCGGTGGCCGACACCAGCGTGGCGCTGCTCGCCGGGCTGATGATTTTCCCGATCGTGTTCGCCGTCGGTCTCGATCCGGCGGCCGGGCCGACGCTGGTGTTCCAGACGCTGCCCTTCGCGTTCCAGACCATGCCGGCCGGCGCGCTGTTCGGTTTCCTGTTTTTCATGCTGATCCTTGTCGCGGCCATCACCAGCTCGATCTCGCTGCTGGAGGTGCCGACCGCATGGGGCATCGGCGAGCTTGGCTGGAGCCGCCCGAAATCGGCGCTCGTCTTCGGCGTTGGCGCCTTCCTGATCGGCGTGTTCTGCCTGCTAGGCTATAACGTGCTTTCGGATGTGCGCCTGCTGGGCTTCTGGGACCTGTTCGCGGAAACCGACATTCTCGACACGATCGACGGCTTCACCGGCAAGGTCATGCTGCCCATTGGCGCGCTGCTGACCTCGCTGTTCATCGGCTGGAAGGCGGACGCCAATCTGCTGCGCACCACGACCGGGCTTTCGCCCGTGGCGTTCGGGCTGTTTCGCTTCCTGATCGCGTGGCTTTGCCCGCTTGCGGTGGCGATCATCCTCGTCACCGGACTTTTCCCGAGCCTGCTCGGCGCCTGA